From Melitaea cinxia chromosome 23, ilMelCinx1.1, whole genome shotgun sequence, the proteins below share one genomic window:
- the LOC123665220 gene encoding uncharacterized protein LOC123665220 produces the protein MRININNKIITKRYILSKISQIYDPLGLLSCTVIIIKNLLQKLWLLKIGFDDVVPADVSRIWDRFATSLLMLKDIRVPRHVVGTNPARIELHIFCDASSVAYGACVFVRTINRDSSVTVRLYCSKGKVAPLKPVSIPRLELCGALLGARLYNKDFLPLTPAHFLVGRALTAPVAEPLAEVPVHRLTRYQHLEQIRQHFWNRWSKEYISELQIRTKWKHHKADLQPNTMVVIKDDNTHPLKWSLGRIISTKPGKNGISRVADIQTCAGIIRRTFPRICPLFYEDSEERTLDASASKAGGMSKLLGNIGGRVDASSTNQRLSQ, from the exons ATGAGGATCAAC attaacaataaaattattacaaaacgatacattttatcaaagattagtcagATCTATGACCCTTTGGGATTATTAAGTTGTACggtgattataattaaaaatttattacaaaaattatggcTATTGAAAATAGGTTTTGACGACGTCGTTCCCGCTGACGTTTCACGGATTTGGGACCGTTTCGCGACTTCTCTGCTTATGCTCAAAGATATACGCGTGCCGCGTCACGTTGTGGGTACCAACCCCGCGCGCATCGAACTGCACATATTCTGTGACGCTTCGTCTGTCGCGTACGGGGCTTGTGTATTTGTGCGCACCATAAATCGTGACTCATCGGTAACCGTACGATTGTATTGTTCTAAAGGAAAGGTTGCGCCTCTAAAGCCGGTAAGCATCCCGAGATTGGAACTTTGTGGCGCTTTACTGGGTGCTAGGCTTTATAATAAA GACTTTTTGCCACTGACTCCTGCTCACTTTCTGGTTGGACGTGCCTTGACAGCTCCTGTAGCAGAACCCCTGGCTGAAGTTCCGGTTCACCGGCTTACACGCTATCAACACCTAGAGCAAATCAGGCAACATTTTTGGAACCGATGGAGCAAAGAATATATCTCAGAATTGCAAATTAGGACCAAATGGAAGCACCATAAGGCTGACCTACAACCTAACACCATGGTCGTCATCAAAGACGACAATACTCATCCATTAAAATGGAGCTTAGGACGAATAATATCTACCAAACCAGGAAAGAATGGAATATCCAGAGTCGCAGATATCCAAACCTGTGCAGGAATCATAAGACGTACATTTCCTCGAATATGTCCTCTGTTCTATGAAGACTCAGAAGAGAGAACGTTGGATGCCAGTGCTTCCAAGGCCGGGGGCATGTCCAAACTACTTGGCAACATTGGGGGTCGTGTGGATGCAAGTTCGACCAATCAGCGGCTTTCGCAATGA